The Microbacterium limosum genome contains a region encoding:
- a CDS encoding ABC transporter ATP-binding protein yields MSTPVATRTVVHVADVHAGYLPGVNILNGCSLTAEKGELIGIIGPNGAGKSTLLKAIFGQVNVRSGSITLEGDDITGLKANKLVQRGVGFIPQTNNVFPTLTIEENLQMGLYQRPSAYKERLEFVTGIFAELGARLKQRAGSLSGGERQMVAMSRALMMDPKVLLLDEPSAGLSPVRQDEAFIRVSEINKAGVTCIMVEQNARRCLQICDRGYVLDQGRDAYTGTGRELLADPKVTELYLGTLGA; encoded by the coding sequence GTGAGCACCCCCGTCGCCACCCGCACCGTCGTCCACGTCGCGGACGTCCACGCCGGCTACCTGCCCGGGGTGAACATCCTCAACGGGTGCTCGCTGACCGCCGAGAAGGGTGAACTGATCGGCATCATCGGCCCCAACGGGGCGGGCAAGTCCACCCTCCTGAAGGCGATCTTCGGCCAGGTCAACGTCCGCAGCGGCTCGATCACGCTCGAGGGTGACGACATCACGGGGCTCAAGGCCAACAAGCTCGTGCAGCGGGGGGTCGGCTTCATCCCGCAGACGAACAACGTCTTCCCGACCCTCACGATCGAGGAGAACCTGCAGATGGGCCTGTACCAGCGCCCGTCCGCCTACAAGGAGCGGCTCGAGTTCGTCACCGGGATCTTCGCCGAGCTCGGCGCCCGTCTGAAGCAGAGGGCGGGCTCGCTCTCGGGCGGCGAACGCCAGATGGTGGCGATGAGCCGTGCGCTCATGATGGACCCCAAGGTCCTACTCCTCGACGAGCCGTCTGCGGGCCTGTCCCCCGTTCGCCAGGACGAGGCGTTCATCCGCGTCTCGGAGATCAACAAGGCCGGCGTGACCTGCATCATGGTCGAGCAGAACGCGCGGCGCTGCCTGCAGATCTGCGACCGGGGCTATGTGCTCGACCAGGGCCGCGACGCCTACACCGGCACGGGGCGCGAGCTGCTGGCCGACCCGAAGGTCACCGAGCTGTACCTGGGCACCCTCGGCGCCTGA
- a CDS encoding ABC transporter substrate-binding protein, whose amino-acid sequence MSVFSRSRGKVVGGIAVVGVGALFLAGCAGSGGDTESSAPAAEAGEEMTLTIGTALPQTGNLAFLGPPEEAGVAYATAQINEATADTGLTLDVIYGDSGDTDNKAYETEIPRLLGEGVSAIIGAASSGTSLQFIDQVVGAGVIQFSPANTSDVFTTYDDNGLYFRTAPSDVLQGEVLGNLIAEDGNQTLGMIVLNDSYGTGLAGYVTEAFEAAGGEVVAAPTYNTGDTSFDAQISEVVAAAPDAIALITFEEVTTILPSLFGQIPSDKLYFVDGNLSNFGDQFPAGSLTGAKGTLPGLTIDSIAAFTDELDAFLEAEGIAALEEYSYAAESYDATILLALASLAAGSTDSAAIAEKLVEVSGGSGDGESCSSYAECAEIILGGGVADYDGVSGPITFDEVGDPTEASIGIYEFGDDNTYAAYEG is encoded by the coding sequence ATGAGCGTCTTCTCCCGTTCGCGCGGAAAGGTCGTCGGTGGCATCGCCGTCGTCGGCGTCGGCGCGCTCTTCCTCGCGGGTTGTGCCGGCAGCGGCGGCGACACCGAATCGTCCGCCCCGGCAGCCGAAGCCGGAGAGGAGATGACCCTCACGATCGGAACGGCACTGCCCCAGACGGGCAACCTCGCCTTCCTCGGCCCGCCGGAGGAGGCCGGTGTGGCCTACGCGACGGCCCAGATCAACGAGGCCACGGCCGACACGGGCCTGACCCTCGACGTCATCTACGGCGACTCGGGCGACACCGACAACAAGGCCTACGAGACCGAGATCCCGCGTCTGCTCGGTGAGGGCGTGTCCGCCATCATCGGCGCCGCGTCGTCGGGCACCTCGCTGCAGTTCATCGACCAGGTCGTGGGTGCCGGCGTCATCCAGTTCTCGCCCGCCAACACCTCGGACGTGTTCACGACCTACGACGACAACGGGCTGTACTTCCGCACGGCGCCCTCGGACGTCCTGCAGGGCGAGGTGCTCGGAAACCTCATCGCCGAGGACGGCAACCAGACGCTCGGCATGATCGTGCTGAACGACTCGTACGGGACCGGTCTCGCCGGCTACGTCACCGAGGCCTTCGAGGCCGCGGGCGGCGAGGTCGTCGCGGCGCCCACCTACAACACGGGTGACACGTCGTTCGACGCTCAGATCAGCGAGGTCGTCGCGGCCGCCCCCGACGCGATCGCGCTGATCACGTTCGAGGAGGTCACGACGATCCTGCCGAGCCTGTTCGGTCAGATCCCCAGCGACAAGCTCTACTTCGTCGACGGCAACCTGTCGAACTTCGGCGATCAGTTCCCCGCGGGCTCGCTCACGGGCGCGAAGGGCACGCTGCCGGGTCTGACGATCGACTCCATCGCCGCCTTCACGGATGAGCTGGACGCGTTCCTGGAGGCCGAGGGCATCGCCGCGCTCGAGGAGTACAGCTACGCGGCCGAGTCCTACGACGCCACTATCCTGCTGGCGCTCGCCTCGCTCGCGGCCGGCTCGACCGACAGCGCCGCGATCGCGGAGAAGCTCGTCGAGGTCTCCGGCGGCTCCGGCGACGGAGAGTCCTGCTCCAGCTACGCGGAGTGCGCCGAGATCATCCTCGGCGGCGGCGTCGCCGACTACGACGGCGTCTCCGGTCCGATCACCTTCGACGAGGTCGGCGACCCGACCGAGGCGTCGATCGGCATCTACGAGTTCGGCGACGACAACACCTACGCGGCCTACGAGGGCTGA
- the rarD gene encoding EamA family transporter RarD, giving the protein MNHAPDPARERALGGVYAFTAYLLWGFLPLYFLTLAPTGPWEIVAWRILLSLVFCAVLLSVTRSWGAFGRIIRQPRLLLWTALAGAVIYVNWQVFLIATLSGHVIETSLGYFINPIFTVILGVLVLRESLRMTQWIAIGISALAVGVIVVGYGTFPWIALTLAASFGVYGLVKKQIGPRVDAVSGLTLESFWLAPVAIGQLVAVSFASGLTFGTAGVWNAVLLSLAGVATATPLLFFAAGARRVPLTVIGLLQFIAPIMQFITGAWILGEPMPLERWIGFGLVWVALSVLTIDQLLYSRRHRGVSDVAPIT; this is encoded by the coding sequence GTGAACCACGCGCCCGATCCCGCCCGGGAGCGTGCTCTCGGCGGGGTGTACGCCTTCACGGCGTACCTGCTCTGGGGATTCCTGCCGCTGTACTTCCTCACCCTGGCCCCGACGGGCCCGTGGGAGATCGTCGCGTGGCGCATCCTGCTCTCGCTGGTCTTCTGCGCCGTGCTCCTGAGCGTGACCCGCTCCTGGGGAGCGTTCGGGCGCATCATCCGCCAGCCCCGCCTGCTGCTGTGGACGGCGCTCGCGGGAGCCGTCATCTACGTCAACTGGCAGGTGTTCCTCATCGCGACCCTGTCCGGGCACGTGATCGAGACGAGCCTGGGGTATTTCATCAACCCCATCTTCACCGTCATCCTGGGCGTTCTCGTCCTGCGCGAGAGCCTCCGGATGACGCAGTGGATCGCGATCGGCATCAGCGCCCTCGCCGTTGGCGTCATCGTCGTCGGGTACGGCACCTTCCCGTGGATAGCCCTGACCCTCGCGGCATCCTTCGGCGTCTACGGCCTCGTCAAGAAGCAGATCGGCCCTCGCGTGGACGCGGTCAGCGGACTCACCCTGGAGTCGTTCTGGCTCGCGCCGGTCGCGATCGGGCAGCTGGTCGCGGTCTCGTTCGCATCCGGCCTCACCTTCGGCACGGCCGGTGTGTGGAACGCGGTGCTGCTCTCGCTGGCAGGGGTTGCGACGGCGACACCGCTGCTGTTCTTCGCTGCCGGTGCGCGGCGGGTGCCCCTGACCGTCATCGGGCTGCTCCAGTTCATCGCCCCGATCATGCAGTTCATCACCGGCGCGTGGATCCTCGGAGAGCCGATGCCGCTCGAGCGGTGGATCGGCTTCGGCCTGGTGTGGGTCGCCCTGTCGGTCCTGACGATCGATCAGCTGCTGTACTCGCGCCGCCACAGGGGCGTCTCGGACGTCGCCCCGATCACCTGA
- the groES gene encoding co-chaperone GroES, protein MTVSTQVSIKPLEDRIVIRQVEAEQTTASGLVIPDTAKEKPQEGEVVAVGPGRIDDNGNRVPLDVAVGDRVIYSKYGGTEVKFGADEFLVLSARDVLAVVVR, encoded by the coding sequence GTGACGGTTTCCACTCAGGTTTCCATCAAGCCGCTCGAGGACCGCATCGTCATCCGCCAGGTCGAGGCGGAGCAGACGACGGCCTCCGGCCTGGTCATCCCCGACACCGCGAAGGAGAAGCCCCAAGAGGGCGAGGTCGTCGCGGTGGGCCCCGGCCGCATCGATGACAACGGCAACCGCGTTCCGCTCGATGTCGCCGTCGGTGACCGCGTGATCTACAGCAAGTACGGCGGAACCGAGGTCAAGTTCGGCGCCGACGAGTTCCTCGTGCTCTCGGCCCGCGACGTGCTCGCGGTCGTCGTTCGCTGA
- a CDS encoding THUMP-like domain-containing protein has protein sequence MEMSELTALLTPEGLRLLDATPPVESAADVAREVTRLRAAGHSPDLVSAVVGQSRLRRRARAKFGDLAARMLFTRAGLEQSTRLSVSTLHARRFRDAGIASVADLGCGIGGDALGAAGLGLDVHAVEADEVTAALAAFNLAPFGETARVSNALADSIDLGPEVGVWLDPARRTAGRTETTRLSDPDEYSPTLSWAFEVAERRATGIKLGPGLDRDLIPVGAEAQWITVDGSTIELVLWSRELARPGIGRAAVVLTDGGAHELTAEHDAPDEDVSALGAFVHEPAGSVIRARLIGDVARSLQAGPIAPGIAYLTGDAALTSPFVSTFRVREVLPTDTKKIARALRERGIGTLEIKKRGVDVDPAVLRTRLRLQGPESATLLLTRAGGGRLAILADRV, from the coding sequence GTGGAGATGTCGGAGCTCACGGCCCTGCTGACCCCCGAGGGCCTGCGGCTGCTCGACGCGACGCCGCCGGTGGAATCGGCCGCCGACGTGGCGCGCGAGGTCACCCGACTGCGCGCCGCGGGCCACTCCCCCGACCTCGTCTCGGCCGTCGTCGGCCAGTCGCGTCTGCGGCGGCGTGCCCGTGCGAAGTTCGGCGACCTCGCGGCGCGGATGCTGTTCACCCGCGCCGGCCTCGAGCAGTCCACGCGCCTGTCGGTCTCCACCCTGCACGCCCGGCGCTTCCGCGACGCCGGGATCGCCTCCGTCGCCGACCTCGGATGCGGGATCGGGGGCGACGCCTTGGGCGCCGCCGGGCTCGGGCTGGACGTCCACGCCGTCGAGGCGGACGAGGTCACGGCCGCCCTCGCGGCCTTCAACCTCGCGCCGTTCGGGGAAACCGCCCGGGTCTCGAACGCCCTCGCCGATTCGATCGACCTCGGGCCCGAGGTGGGCGTGTGGCTGGACCCCGCCCGCCGCACCGCGGGCCGTACCGAGACGACCCGCCTGAGCGACCCCGACGAGTACTCGCCCACGCTGTCGTGGGCGTTCGAGGTGGCGGAGCGCCGGGCGACCGGCATCAAGCTCGGTCCGGGTCTGGACCGGGACCTCATCCCGGTGGGCGCCGAGGCGCAGTGGATCACCGTCGACGGCTCCACGATCGAGCTCGTGCTGTGGTCGAGGGAGCTCGCCCGGCCAGGTATCGGTCGCGCCGCCGTGGTGCTGACCGACGGCGGCGCGCACGAACTGACCGCCGAGCACGATGCCCCCGACGAAGACGTCAGCGCGCTCGGGGCGTTCGTGCACGAACCGGCGGGCTCCGTCATCCGCGCCCGCCTCATCGGCGACGTCGCGCGATCGCTGCAGGCCGGGCCGATCGCACCCGGGATCGCCTACCTCACCGGCGACGCTGCCCTCACGAGCCCGTTCGTATCGACCTTCCGCGTGCGGGAGGTGCTCCCGACCGACACGAAGAAGATCGCCCGCGCCCTCCGCGAGCGAGGCATCGGCACACTCGAGATCAAGAAGCGCGGCGTCGACGTGGATCCCGCGGTGCTGCGCACGAGGCTGCGCCTGCAGGGGCCGGAGTCGGCGACGCTGCTGCTCACGCGTGCGGGCGGCGGTCGCCTGGCGATCCTCGCCGATCGCGTCTGA